From a single Oceanobacillus kimchii X50 genomic region:
- a CDS encoding GntR family transcriptional regulator, with protein MLNRTKFKNSTRDFVYDTMRESIMNLEMPPGKAISEKEIAEELEVSRTPVREAFLRLTQDELLTVLPQRGSFVALIDLDHVEEARFLREQAEVGIIRLACEVLNESYIEKLQSNLSEQKEARDSDDENTLYILDKEFHRIFAEGTDKHRVWNVVQKMDTHSNRLRKLSIELKLNWRKLVDQHEAMLNAVKSNKPDLAEDIMREHLSLLIYDQEELKANYPDYFY; from the coding sequence ATGTTAAACAGGACGAAATTTAAAAATTCAACAAGAGATTTTGTATATGATACAATGCGAGAATCTATCATGAACCTAGAAATGCCACCTGGTAAAGCTATCTCAGAGAAAGAAATTGCTGAAGAATTAGAAGTTAGTCGTACACCTGTTAGAGAAGCTTTCTTAAGGTTAACTCAAGATGAATTATTAACTGTTTTACCGCAAAGAGGTTCGTTTGTTGCACTTATTGATTTAGACCATGTAGAGGAAGCTCGTTTTTTACGTGAGCAAGCAGAAGTAGGGATTATTCGATTAGCTTGTGAAGTGCTAAATGAGAGTTATATAGAAAAACTCCAATCAAATTTGAGTGAGCAGAAGGAAGCAAGAGACAGTGATGATGAAAACACCCTGTACATTTTAGATAAAGAGTTTCATCGTATATTTGCAGAAGGGACGGATAAACATCGTGTGTGGAATGTTGTTCAAAAGATGGATACACATTCCAACAGACTTAGGAAATTAAGTATTGAATTGAAATTAAATTGGAGAAAGCTAGTTGATCAACATGAGGCGATGCTGAATGCTGTTAAATCAAATAAACCAGATTTGGCTGAAGATATAATGCGTGAGCATTTATCACTCTTAATCTATGATCAAGAGGAGCTAAAAGCGAATTATCCTGATTATTTTTATTAA
- a CDS encoding ArsR/SmtB family transcription factor, producing MITKDTCDIYCHNEEKVNRVQSKMKNNDLEGMAKIFKALSDQNRAKITYALCEEDDLCVCDIANIIETSVATASHHLRTLYKQGIVNYRKEGKLAFYSLDDDHIRQLVSIALIHHQEGENHVL from the coding sequence ATGATAACTAAAGATACTTGCGATATATATTGTCATAATGAAGAAAAGGTTAATCGTGTTCAATCCAAGATGAAAAACAATGATTTAGAAGGTATGGCAAAAATATTCAAAGCCTTATCTGATCAAAATAGAGCGAAAATTACTTATGCTTTATGTGAAGAAGATGATCTTTGTGTTTGTGATATTGCGAATATCATCGAGACATCAGTCGCAACAGCTTCTCATCATTTGAGAACGTTATATAAACAAGGAATTGTGAACTACCGTAAAGAAGGAAAGCTCGCTTTCTACTCTCTAGATGATGATCATATTCGTCAACTTGTATCTATTGCACTAATTCATCATCAAGAGGGGGAAAACCATGTCTTATAG
- the nagZ gene encoding beta-N-acetylhexosaminidase, translated as MMKWISVTITAIFIVGALMFLINVEDKQRYRSSDNIREISAKVKEMSLDEKIGQMIVGGIDGTEINNETKDMIEHYHIGGVILFADNIESKTQTVNLMNDMKKVNENNPYPLLLGVDEEGGSVTRMPEEITSLPPSGSIGKEQDQELAFEVGTLLGKQMQGLGFNLDFAPVLDVNSNPDNPVIGDRSFGDNPDIVSDMGIQTMKGIQSEGIISVVKHFPGHGDTSEDSHLELPKVDKSLKELLEVELVPFEKAISNGADVVMTAHILLPQMDATYPASMSENMITGLLRDDMGFNGVVISDDLTMGAITENFRIEEAAIQSVKAGSDMILIAHHPNAVTSVHKALKAAVENGDISEVNINESVERIIHLKRKYKLSNEETPQTYFQWINEKVQEILNKVS; from the coding sequence ATGATGAAGTGGATTAGCGTTACGATAACTGCAATATTTATCGTTGGAGCGTTAATGTTTTTAATAAATGTAGAGGATAAACAAAGATACAGATCATCAGATAATATTCGTGAAATATCCGCGAAGGTAAAAGAGATGAGTTTAGATGAAAAGATCGGCCAAATGATCGTTGGTGGAATTGACGGAACAGAAATAAATAATGAAACAAAAGATATGATTGAACATTATCATATTGGAGGAGTCATTCTATTTGCAGACAATATTGAAAGTAAGACGCAAACTGTAAATCTTATGAATGACATGAAAAAAGTGAATGAGAATAATCCCTATCCATTGCTTCTTGGGGTTGATGAAGAAGGTGGAAGTGTAACAAGAATGCCAGAAGAGATTACAAGCCTTCCTCCTAGTGGGTCTATAGGAAAAGAACAAGATCAGGAACTTGCTTTTGAAGTTGGTACGCTTTTAGGAAAACAGATGCAGGGGTTAGGTTTTAACTTAGATTTTGCTCCAGTGCTTGATGTAAATAGTAACCCAGATAATCCTGTTATTGGAGATCGTTCCTTTGGTGACAATCCAGACATAGTGAGTGATATGGGAATCCAAACCATGAAAGGAATTCAGAGTGAAGGAATTATCTCTGTCGTCAAACACTTTCCTGGACATGGGGATACAAGTGAGGATTCACATTTAGAGCTTCCAAAAGTGGACAAGAGCTTGAAGGAACTTTTAGAAGTTGAACTGGTTCCTTTCGAAAAAGCAATTTCCAATGGAGCTGACGTAGTTATGACTGCACATATTTTATTGCCGCAAATGGATGCCACATACCCAGCATCTATGTCTGAAAATATGATTACTGGATTATTGAGAGACGATATGGGTTTTAATGGAGTTGTTATCTCAGACGATTTAACGATGGGAGCAATAACGGAAAACTTTAGAATAGAAGAAGCGGCTATCCAATCAGTAAAAGCTGGCAGTGATATGATACTTATCGCACATCATCCAAATGCGGTGACTTCTGTTCATAAGGCATTGAAAGCAGCTGTAGAAAATGGCGATATAAGTGAAGTGAATATTAACGAAAGTGTTGAAAGAATCATTCATTTAAAAAGGAAATACAAACTTTCAAACGAAGAAACTCCTCAGACATACTTTCAATGGATTAACGAGAAGGTTCAAGAGATTTTAAATAAAGTCTCTTGA
- a CDS encoding NlpC/P60 family protein, whose product MAKSNLSAKKYVLSTAFVTSLALTPIFAGSVFANAGAGASEGDIPASESNLPNVTEQEETSTSVGLIQRGDVSSAVENLQEELQDQGYYTYNIDGIFGPITEEAVREYQADQDLQVDGIVGPNTEEALAVENEGSDGELNIVEKDEDENTTESGDIQSDIVAAAESVVGTPYVWGGTTTDGMDSSGFINYVFNQVDIDISRTHSEMWINDGVHVDSPEIGDVVFFEGTYDTEGASHSGIYIGNGQMIHAGNDGVSVADFTIDYWQDH is encoded by the coding sequence TTGGCAAAGTCCAATCTATCAGCTAAGAAATACGTGCTTTCTACAGCATTTGTTACTTCTTTAGCCCTAACACCTATTTTTGCGGGAAGCGTGTTTGCTAATGCTGGAGCAGGAGCTTCAGAGGGAGATATACCTGCTAGCGAAAGTAACCTTCCTAACGTAACAGAGCAAGAAGAAACTTCCACGAGTGTAGGACTCATTCAGCGCGGGGATGTAAGCTCTGCAGTGGAGAACTTGCAAGAAGAATTACAAGATCAAGGTTATTATACATATAACATTGATGGTATCTTTGGTCCAATTACTGAAGAAGCAGTAAGAGAATATCAAGCAGACCAAGATTTACAAGTGGATGGTATTGTAGGACCAAATACAGAAGAAGCGTTGGCAGTAGAAAATGAAGGTTCTGATGGAGAATTAAATATTGTAGAAAAAGACGAAGATGAGAATACAACTGAGTCTGGAGACATCCAATCCGATATTGTTGCTGCAGCAGAGAGCGTTGTAGGTACTCCTTATGTATGGGGAGGAACAACTACAGATGGAATGGATAGTAGTGGATTTATTAACTATGTATTCAATCAAGTAGATATTGATATTTCTCGTACGCATAGTGAGATGTGGATAAATGATGGAGTACATGTAGATTCTCCTGAAATTGGAGACGTTGTATTCTTTGAAGGAACCTATGACACTGAAGGAGCTTCACACAGTGGTATCTATATTGGTAATGGTCAAATGATTCATGCTGGAAATGACGGTGTCAGTGTCGCTGATTTCACCATTGATTACTGGCAAGATCAT
- the sspO gene encoding small acid-soluble spore protein O, producing MNKKSKKDRANMSDEQAVRGNLSKQFDHEFANEPLTAEEKFNNKKTKKRQ from the coding sequence ATGAATAAAAAGTCAAAGAAAGATCGTGCTAATATGAGCGATGAACAAGCAGTCAGAGGAAATCTTTCCAAACAATTTGATCATGAATTTGCCAATGAACCATTAACAGCCGAAGAAAAGTTTAACAATAAAAAAACAAAGAAAAGACAGTAA
- a CDS encoding ABC transporter ATP-binding protein, producing MKPTHDFHTEGITAGYDNKAILHDVDISIPSNKISIIIGANGCGKSTLLKTMARLIKPSSGQVILGGKSIQKIPPKQVAKVLGLLPQSPIVPEGITVADLVGRGRFPHQTFLKGWTKKDYEAVSEAMEIMNITEFADRHIDELSGGQRQRVWIAMSLAQQTDILLLDEPTTFLDITYQVEILDLLTKLNRKYGTTIVMVLHDINLSARYADHIFAIKEGKLIEEGKPTEVLTSELVKTVFDLDCIVIPDPISQTPLVIPKGRYHVKA from the coding sequence ATGAAACCGACACATGATTTTCATACAGAGGGAATTACTGCTGGATACGATAATAAAGCTATCTTACACGATGTAGATATTTCCATTCCAAGTAATAAAATCAGCATTATTATTGGAGCGAACGGTTGTGGGAAATCTACTCTGCTTAAGACAATGGCAAGGCTTATCAAGCCTTCCTCTGGTCAAGTTATCTTAGGGGGAAAATCAATTCAAAAAATTCCCCCGAAACAGGTAGCTAAAGTATTAGGATTATTACCACAGTCACCAATTGTTCCTGAGGGAATAACAGTTGCAGACTTGGTGGGAAGAGGAAGGTTTCCGCATCAAACATTTCTAAAAGGCTGGACAAAAAAAGATTATGAAGCGGTTAGTGAAGCAATGGAAATTATGAATATTACTGAGTTTGCCGATCGACATATTGATGAGCTTTCAGGTGGTCAAAGACAGCGTGTATGGATTGCCATGTCTTTAGCGCAACAAACAGATATCTTACTTCTAGATGAACCAACTACCTTTTTAGATATCACGTATCAGGTGGAGATTTTAGATTTACTAACGAAATTAAATCGAAAATACGGTACAACCATTGTGATGGTATTGCATGATATAAATTTATCAGCACGGTATGCAGACCATATCTTTGCGATAAAAGAAGGCAAACTTATAGAAGAAGGGAAACCAACGGAAGTTCTAACAAGTGAGCTCGTGAAAACTGTGTTTGATTTAGATTGCATTGTTATTCCAGATCCTATTTCACAAACTCCATTAGTGATTCCAAAAGGTCGGTATCATGTAAAAGCTTAA
- a CDS encoding thioredoxin family protein gives MKEYTQLTSIEMVREFTRDNQLSFIYISRENCSVCHAVWPKVQELLSDYPQIQVGKVDADEVKEIAGEYLVFTVPTMFLLLEQKELFRESRFIRIDQLKQNLERAILDI, from the coding sequence ATGAAAGAATACACACAACTAACTTCTATCGAGATGGTTAGAGAATTTACGAGGGACAATCAATTATCATTCATATATATTTCTAGAGAAAACTGTAGTGTTTGTCATGCCGTGTGGCCAAAGGTTCAAGAGCTATTAAGTGACTACCCACAAATCCAAGTAGGAAAAGTCGATGCAGATGAAGTGAAAGAAATTGCAGGAGAATACCTAGTATTTACGGTACCTACCATGTTTTTGCTTCTAGAGCAAAAAGAATTATTTAGGGAAAGCCGATTTATTCGTATCGATCAATTAAAACAAAACCTAGAACGAGCTATACTAGATATCTAG
- a CDS encoding MFS transporter, whose product LAKDLNFGWQISLLIWAIPAVFAAVIWMIIIRKDTTKEENITPSKKGILSGNRMWRIPLAWIVAAFLGLQSTLFYVTISWLPEILHNFGMSMATAGWLLSITQIIGLPASFAIPILAGKLQKQSFIACSIGVFSLIGYGGLLLGDSWAIIIFSLIFIGIALGGGFALALTFLGLRSKDAEQATELSGMAQSVGYLLAAIGPFAIGSIYDVTASWTFPLLTLIIIAVLLIIIGYQVGKDRYVID is encoded by the coding sequence CTCTTGCGAAAGATTTAAACTTTGGTTGGCAAATTTCATTACTTATTTGGGCAATACCTGCTGTGTTTGCGGCTGTAATATGGATGATTATCATAAGAAAAGACACAACGAAGGAAGAAAACATTACTCCTTCTAAAAAAGGAATTCTATCTGGTAATCGTATGTGGCGGATACCGCTGGCATGGATCGTTGCTGCTTTTTTAGGCTTACAATCAACGCTTTTTTACGTTACGATCTCTTGGCTTCCTGAAATTTTGCATAATTTTGGTATGAGCATGGCGACGGCTGGATGGCTCCTTTCCATTACACAAATTATCGGATTACCAGCGAGTTTTGCTATCCCTATCCTAGCTGGTAAGTTACAAAAACAATCCTTTATTGCTTGTTCGATTGGTGTTTTCTCATTAATTGGATATGGTGGATTGTTATTGGGAGATTCTTGGGCAATAATAATATTCAGTTTGATTTTTATTGGAATCGCATTAGGTGGAGGATTTGCTTTGGCTTTGACTTTCTTAGGGCTTCGGTCTAAGGATGCGGAACAAGCAACGGAACTTTCGGGAATGGCACAATCTGTCGGCTATTTACTTGCTGCTATAGGTCCGTTTGCGATTGGTTCTATTTATGATGTTACAGCAAGCTGGACGTTTCCACTGTTAACATTGATTATAATAGCGGTATTATTGATTATTATTGGATATCAAGTTGGTAAAGACAGATATGTGATTGATTAA
- a CDS encoding aminoglycoside phosphotransferase family protein: MTNQGLIRKIPELRECKEIIQIEKGFSADKKYIIHTEKNQKRLLRIFDCADMKQKQLEFMVLKKMEENQVACSRPKAIGEVGQHGYMITSYIEGEDAEIEVLKLSEEKQFQVGVEAGEELKKIHRLQVPPQISSWYSRKVIKHQSYMEAYQNCGVQVKNDEKIIRFIKDHMHLMKDRPNVFQHDDYHLSNLIINNGEFAGVIDFNRYDWGDPVHEFLKIGIFSREISIPFCTGQIKGYFSGREPDEGFWRLYSLYLAMCVFSTVVWTLKTIPENLNQMLDKVYTFLEDHNYFEEIVPKWYRREGGY, translated from the coding sequence ATGACTAATCAAGGATTAATAAGAAAAATACCAGAATTACGTGAATGTAAGGAAATTATCCAAATTGAAAAAGGGTTCTCTGCTGATAAGAAATATATTATTCATACAGAGAAAAATCAGAAACGATTACTACGTATATTTGATTGCGCTGATATGAAGCAGAAACAACTAGAATTTATGGTGTTGAAGAAAATGGAAGAAAACCAAGTAGCCTGTTCCAGACCTAAAGCCATTGGTGAGGTGGGTCAGCATGGGTATATGATTACTTCATATATCGAAGGAGAAGATGCGGAAATAGAAGTCCTCAAACTATCTGAAGAAAAGCAATTTCAGGTGGGCGTAGAGGCGGGAGAAGAACTGAAGAAGATACATAGACTTCAAGTGCCACCACAGATTTCTTCTTGGTATTCCAGAAAAGTGATCAAACACCAAAGTTATATGGAAGCTTATCAAAATTGCGGAGTACAAGTAAAGAATGATGAAAAAATCATACGTTTTATTAAAGACCATATGCATTTGATGAAAGATCGTCCGAATGTATTTCAGCACGATGATTATCACCTTTCTAATCTGATTATTAATAACGGCGAGTTCGCAGGAGTCATTGATTTCAATCGATACGATTGGGGAGACCCTGTTCATGAATTCTTGAAAATTGGTATTTTTAGCCGGGAAATTAGTATTCCATTTTGTACTGGACAGATTAAAGGCTACTTCAGTGGAAGAGAACCGGATGAAGGGTTTTGGCGATTATATTCTCTTTATCTTGCAATGTGTGTGTTCTCGACAGTTGTATGGACATTGAAAACGATACCAGAGAATTTGAATCAGATGTTGGATAAAGTATACACATTTCTAGAGGATCACAATTATTTTGAAGAGATTGTACCGAAGTGGTATAGAAGGGAAGGAGGGTATTGA
- the allD gene encoding ureidoglycolate dehydrogenase, producing the protein MILKDELTQMTKKVFEKYGIEEEIANIITDVLIHANLRGVDSHGVLRVEHYIKRIKEGGINPKPVLQETDTSPSTSILDGDNGFGHYISKEAMNIAIKKAKQTGTGAVAVQNSSHCGALSYFVQQAAKNNLIGIAMTHTDKVVVPFGGAEPFFGTNPIAFGFPTNKEEAIILDFATSTVALGKILNAKEKGEKIPHGWGVDNNGEATIDPNEVVALSPFGGPKGYGLAMVVEIFSSMLTGAAFGPHISKMYGDYDKNRELGHFFMAIDPSKFVSIEVFTTRLDAMIQELRNTTPSTHVERVFIPGEIENITAKKRETEGIPLPKSVYTYIKNESENY; encoded by the coding sequence ATGATTCTTAAAGATGAGTTAACACAAATGACCAAAAAAGTATTCGAAAAATATGGCATTGAAGAAGAGATCGCTAATATCATTACTGACGTACTTATTCACGCTAACCTCAGAGGGGTTGATTCACATGGCGTATTAAGAGTAGAACACTATATTAAACGAATTAAAGAAGGCGGAATCAATCCTAAGCCGGTATTGCAAGAAACAGACACATCCCCGTCCACTAGCATTTTAGATGGTGATAATGGGTTTGGACATTATATTTCCAAAGAAGCAATGAACATAGCAATTAAAAAAGCTAAACAAACAGGGACTGGTGCAGTTGCAGTACAGAACAGTAGTCACTGTGGGGCGTTATCGTATTTCGTTCAACAAGCTGCAAAGAATAACTTGATTGGTATAGCTATGACCCATACGGATAAAGTAGTTGTTCCATTTGGTGGGGCAGAACCATTCTTTGGTACAAATCCAATCGCCTTCGGTTTTCCGACAAATAAAGAAGAAGCAATAATTTTAGATTTCGCTACAAGCACTGTTGCATTAGGGAAAATATTAAATGCCAAAGAAAAAGGAGAGAAAATTCCTCATGGTTGGGGGGTAGACAACAATGGAGAAGCTACAATAGATCCTAATGAAGTTGTAGCATTGTCACCATTCGGAGGTCCAAAAGGATATGGCTTAGCAATGGTAGTAGAAATATTCTCTTCTATGCTTACAGGAGCTGCTTTTGGACCACATATATCTAAAATGTATGGAGATTATGATAAAAACAGGGAACTTGGACACTTCTTCATGGCAATTGACCCATCTAAATTCGTATCAATTGAAGTATTCACAACAAGACTCGACGCTATGATTCAAGAATTACGTAACACAACTCCTAGCACTCATGTAGAAAGAGTATTTATTCCAGGAGAGATAGAAAATATAACAGCTAAAAAGAGAGAAACAGAAGGGATTCCATTACCAAAATCAGTATATACCTATATTAAAAACGAATCAGAAAATTATTAG
- a CDS encoding heavy metal translocating P-type ATPase, producing MSYSQINTNPNAETYRIQGLSCTNCAAKFENNVKQLPGVENAQVNFGASKVYVEGNTTIQDLEKAGSFENLKISDERERKSKKKISFWKQKDNIRLYIAAFIIVISLIASYSLNEQSMIPTIGFGAAILIGGYSLFIKGLKNLIQFQFDMNTLMTIAVIGAALIGEWLEGAAVVILFAISEALERFSMDKARHSIQSLMDIAPNEALIRRGNIEQTVDVNDIQINDIMIVKPGQKIAMDGTVIKGSSSVNQSAITGESIPVARMTDDEVFAGTFNVDGLLEIRVTKKVEDNTISKIIHLVEEAQAERAPSQAFVDKFAKYYTPVIMLVALMVAIVPSAITGDWSTWVYQGLAILVVGCPCALVISTPVAIVTAIGNAAKNGVLIKGGVYLEETGSLQTIAFDKTGTLTEGVPHVTNIVSYQGEEDYNLSLIAAIENGSQHPLAAAIIRKADENNIIFKNVEMENFKSITGKGVQATLDNKDYYVGSPDFFKDLHTSIDSTIQKQIEDLQLEGKTVIILGTNQDILSLYAIADKVREASKNVVIKLNKLGMNTVMLTGDNHNTASAIGNQVGVTNVKSNLLPEDKLKYIKELSTNHQKTAMVGDGINDSPALAASTVGIAMGGAGTDTALETADIVLMSDDLNKLPYTMNLSKKTLRIIKENIIFSLGIKLAALLLVIPGWLTLWLAIFADIGATLIVTLNSLRLLRVKDDA from the coding sequence ATGTCTTATAGTCAAATAAACACTAATCCTAATGCAGAAACATATCGAATACAAGGTTTAAGCTGTACAAACTGTGCAGCAAAGTTTGAAAACAATGTAAAACAATTACCTGGTGTTGAGAATGCTCAAGTAAATTTTGGAGCATCTAAAGTATATGTTGAGGGAAATACAACCATTCAAGATTTAGAAAAAGCAGGTTCGTTTGAGAATCTAAAAATCTCAGATGAAAGAGAACGTAAATCCAAAAAGAAGATTTCTTTTTGGAAACAAAAAGACAATATCCGTCTCTACATTGCCGCTTTTATTATAGTTATCAGTCTTATCGCTAGTTATTCCTTAAATGAACAAAGTATGATACCAACTATAGGTTTTGGCGCAGCAATTCTGATTGGCGGCTACTCTCTATTTATCAAAGGACTCAAGAATTTAATCCAGTTCCAGTTTGATATGAATACATTAATGACTATCGCCGTTATTGGTGCAGCATTAATAGGAGAATGGTTAGAAGGCGCAGCGGTCGTCATTCTATTTGCGATAAGTGAAGCATTAGAACGATTTTCTATGGATAAAGCGAGACATTCCATTCAGTCTCTAATGGACATCGCACCAAACGAAGCACTTATACGCAGAGGTAATATAGAGCAAACAGTCGATGTCAACGACATACAGATAAACGATATTATGATTGTGAAACCTGGACAAAAAATAGCGATGGATGGCACTGTCATCAAAGGATCTTCATCTGTTAACCAATCAGCTATTACGGGCGAAAGTATTCCTGTTGCTCGAATGACGGACGATGAAGTTTTTGCAGGTACATTTAATGTAGATGGATTATTAGAAATACGTGTTACGAAAAAAGTGGAAGATAACACTATCTCCAAGATTATTCATCTTGTAGAGGAGGCACAGGCGGAACGTGCGCCTTCACAAGCTTTCGTAGATAAATTTGCTAAATACTATACCCCAGTAATCATGCTCGTTGCTCTCATGGTGGCGATTGTTCCTTCAGCTATCACAGGAGATTGGAGTACTTGGGTATATCAAGGATTAGCTATATTAGTCGTTGGTTGCCCTTGTGCACTTGTAATCTCTACTCCCGTTGCAATTGTTACTGCAATTGGTAATGCCGCTAAAAATGGTGTACTGATTAAAGGTGGCGTGTATTTAGAAGAGACTGGATCACTACAGACTATCGCTTTTGATAAAACAGGTACCTTAACAGAAGGTGTACCGCACGTAACCAATATTGTATCCTATCAAGGCGAAGAAGATTATAACTTATCACTCATCGCCGCTATTGAAAATGGTTCCCAGCATCCACTAGCTGCTGCGATTATACGTAAAGCGGATGAGAATAACATTATATTTAAAAATGTGGAAATGGAAAACTTTAAATCGATCACAGGAAAAGGTGTTCAAGCTACGCTAGACAACAAAGATTATTACGTTGGTAGCCCTGACTTTTTTAAAGATTTACACACATCCATCGATTCAACTATCCAAAAACAAATAGAAGACTTACAATTAGAAGGAAAAACGGTGATCATTCTAGGAACTAATCAAGATATTCTCTCGTTATATGCCATTGCAGATAAAGTTAGAGAAGCATCAAAAAATGTAGTGATAAAACTAAATAAGCTTGGTATGAATACTGTCATGCTAACAGGTGACAATCACAATACTGCTTCAGCAATTGGAAATCAAGTCGGTGTCACCAATGTTAAGTCAAATCTATTGCCAGAAGATAAATTGAAGTACATTAAAGAGTTATCAACTAACCATCAAAAAACAGCGATGGTAGGAGATGGCATTAACGATTCTCCAGCACTCGCAGCTTCTACTGTCGGCATTGCAATGGGTGGTGCAGGTACCGATACCGCTTTAGAAACCGCTGATATCGTATTAATGTCGGATGACCTTAATAAATTACCATATACGATGAACTTAAGTAAGAAAACGCTAAGAATTATTAAAGAAAACATTATCTTTTCATTAGGAATTAAACTAGCAGCCCTATTACTCGTTATTCCAGGATGGTTAACGCTTTGGTTAGCAATCTTTGCAGATATTGGTGCAACATTAATCGTAACACTCAACAGCTTACGCCTGCTTAGAGTAAAAGATGACGCATAA
- a CDS encoding general stress protein, whose amino-acid sequence MPFVKAYTNDEALEKDINTLKESDINSKEIFVLSHDDDRTARIVSNTDISGIDYNKENIGSFEKQGDELREKLIELGVADAEAHEFEEDMDEGKVFLIVKDERAQIVLK is encoded by the coding sequence ATGCCATTTGTAAAAGCTTATACAAACGATGAAGCACTAGAAAAGGATATTAATACGTTAAAAGAAAGTGATATTAATTCTAAAGAAATTTTTGTGTTATCACATGATGATGATCGTACAGCAAGAATTGTTAGCAATACGGATATTTCAGGAATTGACTATAATAAAGAAAACATCGGTTCCTTTGAAAAACAAGGTGATGAATTAAGAGAAAAGCTTATCGAATTAGGAGTAGCAGACGCAGAAGCTCATGAATTCGAAGAGGATATGGATGAAGGAAAAGTCTTTTTAATTGTCAAAGATGAAAGAGCACAAATAGTGCTAAAATAA
- a CDS encoding glutathione peroxidase has translation MSIYKYQVEKSNGEEISLSQYRDNVLLIVNTATKCGFANQFEGLEELHQKYQDQGLRVLGFPSNQFNEQEPVDDDNMEEACKINFGVTFPLFKKIVVKGPNAAPLFKYLTEEQKGLLGSNVKWNFTKFLVDRNGNVVKRFAPKDKPAKIENDIKALL, from the coding sequence ATGTCTATATACAAGTATCAAGTTGAAAAAAGTAATGGAGAAGAAATTTCATTATCTCAGTATCGTGACAATGTCTTATTAATTGTTAATACAGCAACCAAATGCGGGTTTGCGAATCAATTTGAAGGATTAGAAGAATTGCACCAAAAATATCAAGATCAGGGACTGCGTGTTCTTGGATTTCCAAGTAATCAGTTCAATGAACAAGAACCGGTCGATGATGACAATATGGAAGAAGCGTGTAAGATTAATTTTGGTGTTACATTTCCATTGTTTAAAAAGATTGTTGTAAAAGGTCCTAATGCTGCTCCATTATTTAAGTATTTAACAGAGGAACAAAAAGGATTGTTAGGCAGTAACGTGAAATGGAATTTTACAAAGTTTCTTGTAGATCGAAATGGTAACGTAGTGAAGAGGTTCGCTCCTAAAGATAAACCAGCAAAAATAGAAAATGATATCAAAGCGCTTTTATAA